In Geminocystis sp. NIES-3709, a single genomic region encodes these proteins:
- a CDS encoding DUF4336 domain-containing protein has protein sequence MISQKKAQNWNYWFILPLYPYRQRPTLREEIVKDTIWTFEQPHGLLYAVVPIRMTIVKLAKGGLLVYCPIAPTPECVNLVKELENDHGEVKYIIHSTSSGLEHKVFVGPFARYFPQGEVWSAPSQWSFPLNLPLTWLGFPSRRTKILPPDCQKSPFADEFNYQILDIDLSPGSFVEVALLHKPSKTLLVTDTVIKIPQYPPKIIKLNPFPLLFHARESALDNLQNNNENHLKGWQRICLFALYFRPSMINTIPIKQLIQEAINAPNRSINNYFGLYPFRWRSHWQKSFEAIKERVLVAPILETLILPQAPKEVIKWASYIATWDFKQIIPAHFSSPIEATPSEFRQTFSFLENKSFYPSGQDQIYQQDSTFIKQLESQLIKLGIAKPPKI, from the coding sequence ATGATAAGTCAAAAAAAAGCACAAAACTGGAATTATTGGTTTATCTTACCTCTTTATCCTTATCGACAGCGCCCAACTTTAAGGGAAGAAATTGTTAAGGATACTATCTGGACATTTGAGCAACCTCACGGTTTATTATATGCAGTTGTACCAATTCGCATGACGATCGTAAAATTGGCAAAGGGTGGTTTACTGGTATATTGTCCGATCGCACCAACTCCAGAATGCGTTAATCTTGTAAAAGAATTGGAAAATGATCACGGAGAAGTTAAATATATCATCCACTCTACCAGTTCAGGATTGGAACATAAAGTATTTGTTGGGCCTTTTGCCCGTTATTTTCCCCAAGGGGAAGTTTGGAGTGCGCCTAGTCAATGGAGTTTTCCCCTCAATTTACCTTTAACATGGCTTGGTTTTCCTTCTCGACGCACGAAAATATTACCCCCCGATTGTCAAAAATCCCCTTTTGCCGATGAATTTAACTATCAAATTTTAGACATTGATTTAAGTCCCGGTTCTTTTGTTGAAGTTGCACTGTTACATAAGCCGTCTAAAACTTTATTAGTCACTGATACTGTCATTAAAATACCTCAGTATCCTCCGAAAATTATCAAATTAAATCCTTTTCCTTTACTTTTTCATGCCAGAGAATCTGCTTTAGATAACCTTCAAAATAATAACGAAAATCATCTTAAGGGTTGGCAAAGAATCTGTTTATTTGCCCTTTATTTTCGTCCCAGTATGATAAACACGATCCCCATCAAACAACTAATTCAAGAGGCTATAAATGCCCCTAATCGCTCTATAAACAACTATTTTGGCTTATATCCTTTTCGTTGGCGATCGCATTGGCAAAAATCTTTTGAAGCTATCAAAGAAAGAGTATTAGTTGCGCCAATACTAGAAACACTAATTTTACCTCAAGCTCCTAAAGAAGTCATTAAGTGGGCTAGTTATATCGCTACATGGGATTTTAAGCAAATTATTCCTGCCCATTTTTCCTCACCAATCGAAGCAACACCCTCAGAATTTCGTCAAACTTTCTCTTTCTTGGAAAATAAATCTTTTTATCCTAGTGGGCAAGATCAAATTTACCAGCAAGATAGTACTTTTATTAAACAATTAGAAAGTCAACTGATTAAACTAGGCATTGCAAAACCACCAAAAATCTAA
- a CDS encoding FKBP-type peptidyl-prolyl cis-trans isomerase, with the protein MKPIIFSLGIVIVCVGFLIISLIFSNNKPQAIASETGTNNVTLTQNVSEKSSLIADANKLKPQGNMDIDLSTAQTSATGLMYIENTAGEGVTPQRGQKVTVHYTGYLAEEGFKRGKKFDSSLDRNQPFTFTIGVGQVIKGWDEGVANMNVGTKSTLIIPPDLGYGSRGAGNVIPANATLIFDVELLGIK; encoded by the coding sequence ATGAAGCCGATTATATTTAGTTTAGGAATTGTCATCGTCTGCGTTGGATTTTTGATTATTTCTCTTATTTTTAGTAATAATAAACCACAAGCGATCGCTTCGGAAACAGGTACAAATAATGTTACACTAACTCAGAATGTATCTGAAAAATCATCTTTGATAGCAGATGCTAATAAATTAAAACCTCAAGGAAATATGGACATAGATTTATCAACGGCACAAACTTCCGCCACTGGATTAATGTATATTGAAAACACTGCTGGAGAAGGTGTTACCCCTCAACGAGGACAAAAAGTCACCGTACATTACACAGGTTATTTAGCAGAAGAAGGCTTTAAAAGAGGCAAAAAATTTGATAGCTCTCTCGATCGAAATCAACCTTTTACCTTTACTATTGGTGTAGGACAGGTTATCAAAGGATGGGATGAAGGAGTAGCAAATATGAATGTAGGGACAAAAAGTACTTTAATCATTCCTCCAGACTTAGGTTATGGAAGCAGAGGTGCAGGAAATGTTATTCCGGCTAATGCAACTTTAATTTTTGACGTAGAATTATTAGGAATTAAATAG
- a CDS encoding HAD family hydrolase: MNTNLDLSKIDAIMFDLGGVIIDVDMEAPYKKLLTMSDRNQNDLLKDLRNIAYQYEIGIINDREFISQINHVSGLNLPPIVLENLWNEMLGYVPSYMGDLLAKIQKEKRTFILSNTNPIHIREVKKRFQQAIPNYTFESLFEKIYYSYEINLHKPDLKIFDYVVNNSKLNPSSTLFIDDNKNNIISALNYGLNVIYMNPSMTLPKLFKDY; encoded by the coding sequence ATGAATACAAATTTAGACTTATCAAAAATAGATGCGATCATGTTTGATTTGGGCGGAGTTATTATAGATGTGGATATGGAAGCTCCTTATAAAAAATTATTGACGATGAGCGATCGTAATCAAAATGATTTATTAAAAGACTTAAGAAATATTGCTTATCAATACGAAATAGGTATAATTAACGATCGTGAATTTATTAGTCAAATTAATCATGTTTCTGGCTTAAATTTACCCCCTATAGTTTTGGAAAATTTATGGAATGAAATGTTAGGTTATGTGCCTAGTTATATGGGAGATTTATTAGCAAAAATTCAGAAAGAAAAACGCACTTTTATTCTTAGTAATACCAACCCTATTCATATTCGTGAAGTGAAAAAAAGATTTCAACAAGCTATCCCTAACTATACATTTGAATCTTTATTTGAAAAAATCTATTATTCCTATGAAATAAACTTACATAAACCAGATCTCAAAATTTTTGATTATGTTGTCAATAACTCTAAACTAAATCCTTCTTCTACTCTTTTTATAGATGACAATAAAAACAATATTATTAGTGCTTTAAATTATGGGTTAAACGTTATATACATGAATCCCTCTATGACTCTACCAAAATTATTTAAAGATTACTAA
- a CDS encoding dihydrolipoamide acetyltransferase family protein: protein MIHDIFMPALSSTMTEGKIVSWEKAPGDRIEKGETVVVVESDKADMDVESFYSGYLATILVQAGEEAPVGQAIAYIAETEAEIETAKQKASQGQTVTTPAPTPEVKPIVEPQPIGVTTTVATPAKSNGRIIVSPRAKKLAKELKVDLSNIIGTGPNGRIIAEDVEKAVGKTPQMPPVVPVSIPTKVQPTITPTPVVNNLAGETVPFNTLQQAVIRNMMASLQVPTFQVSYTITTDALDTLYRKIKSKGVTMTALLAKAVAMTLQKHPVVNAGFTDKGIKYNEGINIAVAVAMPDGGLITPVIKNADQLDIYSLARNWQDLVNRARAKQLQPDEYTTGTFTLSNLGMFGVNDFTAILPPGTGAILAIGGVRPTVVANKDGLFGVKNQMTVNITCDHRTIYGADAAGFLQDLAKLIENDSHSLTL, encoded by the coding sequence ATGATTCACGATATTTTTATGCCGGCGCTGAGTTCAACCATGACTGAGGGGAAAATTGTTTCATGGGAGAAAGCACCCGGAGATAGAATTGAAAAAGGAGAAACCGTTGTTGTCGTGGAGTCAGACAAAGCGGATATGGATGTAGAATCCTTCTATTCTGGTTATTTAGCCACTATTTTAGTACAAGCAGGAGAAGAAGCCCCCGTTGGTCAGGCGATCGCTTACATTGCAGAGACAGAAGCAGAAATCGAAACAGCAAAACAAAAAGCTAGTCAAGGGCAAACCGTTACCACTCCCGCACCAACTCCAGAAGTAAAACCCATAGTTGAACCTCAACCAATAGGAGTAACCACCACCGTAGCAACCCCTGCAAAAAGTAACGGTAGAATAATTGTCTCTCCTAGAGCGAAAAAACTAGCAAAAGAATTAAAAGTCGATTTAAGTAATATTATCGGTACTGGACCTAATGGGCGTATTATTGCGGAAGATGTGGAAAAAGCCGTTGGCAAAACGCCTCAAATGCCACCTGTTGTCCCTGTCAGTATTCCTACAAAGGTTCAACCCACTATTACCCCTACTCCTGTTGTTAATAATTTAGCAGGAGAAACAGTTCCTTTCAACACTTTACAACAAGCCGTTATTCGCAACATGATGGCTAGTTTACAAGTACCCACTTTCCAAGTTAGCTACACTATCACCACAGATGCGTTAGATACTCTTTATCGCAAAATTAAATCAAAAGGTGTCACTATGACGGCATTACTTGCCAAAGCAGTGGCGATGACGTTACAAAAACATCCCGTCGTTAACGCAGGTTTTACGGATAAAGGTATTAAATATAACGAAGGTATAAATATTGCCGTAGCGGTGGCTATGCCTGATGGTGGTTTAATTACTCCTGTTATTAAAAATGCTGATCAATTAGATATTTACTCCTTAGCGCGTAACTGGCAAGACTTGGTTAATCGAGCGCGTGCCAAACAATTACAACCCGATGAATATACCACAGGTACATTTACCCTTTCTAATTTAGGAATGTTTGGAGTAAATGACTTTACCGCTATTTTACCTCCCGGCACTGGGGCTATTTTGGCGATCGGTGGTGTCCGTCCTACAGTTGTAGCTAATAAAGACGGTTTATTTGGTGTAAAAAATCAAATGACTGTCAATATAACTTGTGATCATCGTACTATTTATGGTGCAGATGCGGCAGGATTTTTACAGGATTTAGCAAAATTAATCGAAAACGATAGTCATTCTCTAACTCTTTAG
- a CDS encoding energy-coupling factor transporter transmembrane protein EcfT, with the protein MDLLRSLPIGLYLEKPLTWLHRLDPRVKLAWLMSLILSPLLANPYWRIFLVLFLFLITILALIPWRVQKKQMSWLLFFSCLILIMTSFAPDGFNISYQPRLPSSDISISQPTDYQYIIYQLGNFKVTRRSLDLAIRVSTLFFTLIYSSNLYLLTTAPEQITAGIEELLSPLRKFKLPVTEVVLTLTLALRFIPLVLEEIQNLIRSISTRAINWKKLGIKKSLQIWLIVAERLLENILLRAEQIAIAMEIRGFTSPNKHQVQWHQLKLNIYDFLALLFLFLFWFGRITIGNN; encoded by the coding sequence ATGGATTTATTACGATCGCTTCCCATTGGATTATACTTAGAAAAACCCTTAACATGGTTGCATAGACTCGATCCTCGAGTAAAATTAGCATGGTTAATGAGTCTTATTCTTTCTCCTTTATTAGCCAATCCTTACTGGCGTATTTTTTTGGTATTATTTTTATTTTTAATCACGATTTTAGCCTTAATTCCTTGGCGAGTGCAAAAAAAACAGATGAGTTGGTTATTATTTTTTTCTTGCCTTATCTTGATCATGACATCCTTTGCACCCGATGGATTTAATATTAGTTATCAGCCGAGATTACCCAGTAGCGATATTTCTATCAGTCAACCAACAGATTATCAATATATAATTTATCAATTAGGTAATTTTAAAGTTACGAGAAGATCTTTAGATTTAGCCATTAGAGTTAGTACTTTATTTTTTACTTTAATTTATAGTAGTAACTTATATTTATTGACCACTGCACCCGAACAAATTACTGCGGGAATAGAAGAATTATTATCCCCTTTAAGAAAGTTTAAATTACCCGTTACAGAGGTAGTTTTAACCTTAACTCTTGCTTTAAGATTTATTCCTTTAGTATTAGAAGAAATCCAAAATTTAATTCGATCGATTAGCACAAGAGCGATAAACTGGAAAAAATTAGGTATCAAAAAAAGTTTGCAAATTTGGTTAATTGTTGCGGAAAGACTCTTAGAAAATATCTTATTAAGAGCTGAACAAATTGCGATCGCAATGGAAATAAGAGGATTTACAAGTCCGAATAAACATCAAGTACAATGGCATCAATTAAAACTAAATATATATGACTTTTTAGCTCTTTTATTCTTATTCTTATTTTGGTTTGGAAGGATAACAATAGGAAATAACTAA
- a CDS encoding dTDP-4-dehydrorhamnose 3,5-epimerase: MTLKRKIELKKLESIQGGMSQFYTPQSSHETMLVQIPPHTIDDLFVHHFQTDQLLVVKGSFVLVILQNRQYQYLYLTEDNPQVVTIPIGIPHSAINFNDKPCLLVNAVLRHGESHPKDYQPVKKPFPYDLNKVMACQNICVTN; the protein is encoded by the coding sequence ATGACATTAAAAAGAAAAATTGAACTAAAAAAACTAGAGTCAATTCAAGGAGGAATGTCTCAATTTTATACTCCTCAATCTAGTCATGAAACCATGTTGGTACAAATTCCTCCCCACACTATCGATGATTTATTTGTACATCATTTTCAAACGGATCAATTATTAGTAGTTAAAGGTAGTTTTGTCTTAGTAATTTTACAAAATAGGCAATATCAGTATCTTTATTTAACAGAAGATAATCCCCAAGTGGTAACAATACCTATCGGCATCCCCCACAGTGCAATTAATTTCAATGACAAACCTTGTTTATTAGTTAATGCTGTGTTGCGTCATGGAGAAAGTCACCCAAAAGATTATCAACCCGTGAAAAAACCATTTCCGTACGACTTAAATAAGGTTATGGCTTGTCAAAATATATGCGTAACTAATTGA
- a CDS encoding GNAT family N-acetyltransferase — protein sequence MKVRSATPDDVSLIFSFIQKKSEFDRNIGAFSGVLQVSQDKLYRTLFGVIPFSYVLFAEILEREVGFALYGFRYSSFTGQPSIWLDDLYVDDEMRSQGAGAALMAQLVQIAKENDCSHLGWNADARNTDGLRFYHRLGAKIIEQQGNCCFLRWVP from the coding sequence ATGAAAGTTAGATCTGCTACTCCTGATGATGTCTCACTAATTTTCTCATTTATTCAGAAGAAATCAGAATTTGATCGAAATATTGGTGCTTTTTCTGGTGTATTGCAAGTATCTCAGGATAAGCTCTATAGAACACTTTTTGGAGTCATCCCCTTTTCTTACGTTTTGTTTGCAGAGATTTTAGAACGTGAGGTTGGCTTTGCATTGTACGGATTTCGGTATTCATCGTTTACAGGTCAACCAAGCATCTGGCTTGACGATTTGTACGTGGATGATGAGATGAGAAGCCAAGGTGCTGGAGCCGCATTAATGGCTCAACTAGTTCAAATTGCCAAAGAAAATGACTGTAGTCATCTTGGTTGGAATGCTGATGCTCGAAATACCGACGGACTTCGATTTTACCATCGCTTGGGTGCAAAGATTATAGAACAGCAAGGTAATTGTTGTTTTTTGAGATGGGTTCCATGA
- the minE gene encoding cell division topological specificity factor MinE translates to MFKDIVNTISTWSTAKKSRYRAKNRLKLVIAHDRAGVNPELIDKMRQEILEVVSRYLDVDLEEMEFSIQSNDRNTSLTANLPIKKVKRTPDTI, encoded by the coding sequence ATGTTTAAAGATATAGTTAATACTATTAGCACTTGGAGTACTGCCAAAAAAAGTCGTTACCGAGCTAAAAATAGATTAAAGTTAGTTATTGCCCACGATCGAGCTGGAGTTAATCCTGAATTAATCGATAAAATGCGTCAGGAAATTTTGGAAGTGGTAAGTCGTTATCTTGATGTCGATCTCGAAGAAATGGAGTTCTCGATTCAAAGTAACGATCGTAATACTTCATTAACTGCTAATTTACCCATCAAAAAAGTCAAAAGAACTCCGGATACGATATAA
- the minD gene encoding septum site-determining protein MinD, translated as MSRVIVITSGKGGVGKTTITANLGTAVAQLGKKVCLIDADFGLRNLDLLLGLEQRVVYTIIDALSGECTLEKAIVKDKRTPGLNLLPAAQNRTKDAITPDQMKEVIEQLSPSFDYIFVDCPAGIEMGFRNAIAAAQEALIVTTPEVAAVRDADRVVGLLESENMKSIRLIVNRLRPEMVQMDEMLSVEDILDLLVVPLIGIVPDDKRIITSANRGEPLVISEQESLPAIAITNIARRLDGINVPYLDLMATQDTLFTRIRRFFSFSKK; from the coding sequence ATGAGTAGAGTTATTGTTATTACATCAGGAAAAGGTGGTGTTGGTAAAACCACTATTACTGCAAATCTAGGTACTGCGGTGGCACAATTAGGCAAAAAAGTTTGTTTAATTGATGCAGATTTTGGCTTGAGAAATTTGGATTTATTGTTAGGATTAGAACAAAGGGTTGTTTATACCATTATTGATGCTTTATCTGGAGAATGTACTTTAGAAAAAGCGATCGTAAAAGACAAAAGAACTCCCGGACTAAATTTATTACCTGCGGCACAAAATCGTACTAAAGACGCTATTACACCAGATCAAATGAAGGAAGTTATCGAACAGTTAAGTCCTAGTTTTGACTACATTTTTGTTGATTGTCCTGCGGGAATTGAAATGGGTTTTAGAAATGCCATCGCCGCCGCTCAAGAAGCCTTAATTGTCACCACTCCAGAAGTTGCGGCTGTTAGGGATGCCGATCGAGTAGTAGGCTTGTTAGAAAGTGAAAATATGAAAAGTATTCGATTAATTGTCAATCGTTTACGACCAGAAATGGTACAAATGGATGAAATGTTAAGTGTAGAAGATATTTTAGATTTATTAGTTGTACCCTTAATTGGTATTGTACCTGATGATAAAAGAATTATCACTTCAGCTAATCGTGGTGAACCTTTAGTAATTAGTGAACAAGAATCTCTCCCCGCTATCGCCATCACAAACATTGCCCGAAGGCTTGATGGTATAAATGTTCCTTATCTCGATTTAATGGCTACTCAAGACACCCTTTTTACCCGAATACGCCGTTTTTTCAGTTTTTCAAAAAAATAA
- a CDS encoding bifunctional aminoglycoside phosphotransferase/ATP-binding protein — translation MSQMELIKRMQEGDFYPHRITLPIQIVQTHCSNVFLTGNYAYKLKKEVDFGFLDYSTLTKRKYFLEAELVMNSSIAPELYLEVIPISLKHQKLFFNDNSNPVDYVLKMIQFPQENLLINVFEAGKLTENNMKDLGKLVAQFHKNTPTNEYINNFGSVEKIAESINQNYAQTQKYIGIAQTQEKYLQTKFFTDNYLIINKHIFERRQVDRKIRECHGDLHLKNICIWHDKILLFDRIEFSESFRFVDVMYDVAFVVMDLDSKGEEKLANVFLNTYLEQTGDWEGLQVLPLYLSRQAYVRAKVTSFLLDDSALSKIEQEKAQKTAEQYYNLAFKYTQKSLGKLILMSGLSGSGKSTIASKIAKKTKGIHIRSDAVRKHLAGISLEGKGENNLYCADMTNKTYERLLYLGKLLIKQGFTVILDAKFDRVCLRQPVLEFALNENIDLQIIYCTAPLNILHDRLNERKDDISDATAELLFQQEKMLEPFTEIEKPFVKTIDTSIN, via the coding sequence ATGTCGCAAATGGAATTAATCAAAAGAATGCAAGAAGGAGACTTTTATCCCCATAGGATTACACTTCCGATTCAAATAGTACAAACTCATTGCTCGAACGTATTTTTAACGGGAAATTATGCTTATAAACTTAAAAAAGAGGTTGATTTTGGCTTTTTAGATTATTCAACTTTAACAAAAAGAAAGTATTTTTTAGAAGCTGAATTAGTAATGAATAGTTCCATTGCTCCTGAACTATATTTAGAGGTAATTCCTATTAGCTTGAAGCATCAAAAATTGTTTTTTAATGACAACTCAAATCCTGTTGATTATGTTTTAAAAATGATTCAATTTCCCCAAGAAAATCTTTTAATTAATGTTTTTGAAGCAGGAAAATTAACAGAAAATAACATGAAAGACTTAGGTAAATTAGTTGCTCAATTTCACAAAAATACTCCCACTAATGAATATATAAATAATTTTGGTTCAGTAGAAAAAATAGCAGAATCTATTAATCAAAATTATGCCCAAACTCAAAAATATATTGGTATTGCACAAACTCAAGAAAAATACTTACAAACAAAATTTTTTACTGATAATTATTTGATCATCAATAAACATATTTTTGAACGCAGACAAGTCGATCGTAAAATTAGAGAATGTCATGGAGATTTACACCTAAAAAATATCTGTATTTGGCATGATAAAATACTCCTTTTCGATCGTATCGAATTTAGCGAGTCTTTTCGTTTTGTGGATGTAATGTATGATGTGGCTTTTGTCGTTATGGATCTTGATTCTAAAGGAGAAGAAAAATTAGCTAACGTTTTCCTCAATACCTATTTAGAGCAAACTGGAGATTGGGAAGGCTTACAAGTTTTACCTTTATATCTCAGTCGTCAAGCCTATGTCAGAGCGAAAGTTACATCATTTTTATTAGATGATTCTGCTCTTTCTAAAATTGAACAAGAAAAAGCTCAAAAAACTGCTGAACAATATTATAATTTAGCTTTTAAATATACTCAAAAATCTCTAGGTAAATTAATTTTAATGTCTGGTTTATCGGGATCAGGAAAAAGTACTATTGCCAGTAAAATTGCTAAAAAAACTAAGGGAATACATATTCGTTCTGATGCAGTAAGAAAACATTTAGCAGGAATTTCTTTAGAAGGAAAAGGAGAAAATAATCTTTATTGTGCTGATATGACGAACAAAACTTATGAACGTTTATTATACTTAGGAAAATTATTAATAAAACAAGGATTTACTGTGATTTTAGACGCTAAATTCGATCGAGTTTGTTTACGTCAACCAGTATTAGAATTTGCCCTTAATGAAAACATTGATTTACAGATTATTTACTGTACTGCTCCTCTAAATATTTTGCACGATCGACTTAATGAAAGAAAAGACGATATTTCAGACGCAACAGCAGAATTATTATTCCAACAAGAAAAGATGTTAGAACCTTTTACAGAAATAGAAAAACCCTTTGTAAAAACCATCGATACCAGTATAAATTAG
- a CDS encoding type II toxin-antitoxin system Phd/YefM family antitoxin: MFSIKTSYTQARENLANLLDKIENDSSIAVIKRRGHKDIALISADDLSSLLETIYLLRSPSNAQRLLLVFHYPMIFSRDKLMETVKILSRMNFNAFFSNISNFRYIRSVIWYCCHQISNS, translated from the coding sequence ATGTTCTCAATAAAAACCAGTTATACTCAAGCACGGGAAAATTTAGCTAATCTACTTGATAAGATAGAAAATGATAGTAGTATTGCCGTTATTAAACGTCGTGGGCATAAAGATATTGCTCTTATCAGTGCTGATGATTTATCAAGTCTCTTGGAAACTATTTATTTATTGCGATCGCCCTCCAATGCCCAAAGGTTATTATTAGTTTTTCATTATCCAATGATTTTTAGTCGTGATAAACTCATGGAAACGGTGAAAATTTTGAGCAGAATGAATTTTAATGCCTTCTTCTCCAATATAAGCAACTTCCGCTATATCAGGAGTGTTATCTGGTACTGTTGCCACCAAATCAGCAATTCTTAA